GTGGTGGTTCCGGTCATGCCGGTGAGCTCGCTTTCCTCATAGCGGAGCACAAGTCCCTCGGCCGTGGGGAGCAGCACGCCCTCCGTCATCAGCTCTGTGGCGTCCGGGTCCGCCTCTTCAAAATACTGCTCACCCCGGACGGTGATGAGTACCTCAATACCGGTCGATGTCGATTCGGTTGGCTTCATGGTGCAGATCCTCCTGTAAAAACCAGGAGGCGATCTGTTCAAAGTCGTCCACCCGGTCGCTGACATAATAGGTTGCCTCTCCCTGCTGATGCTCTCCAAGCAGGCCCCGGGCCTTCAGGGTGCGTTTGAGTTCAAAGGCGGACTCCTCGCCGGCGGAGATCAGCTCCACCCCATCCCCCATTACGCCGCGGATCACATCGCTCAGCAGCGGATAGTGGGTGCAGCCCAGTATCAGCGTGTCGATCCCGCTCTCACGCATGGGCTCAAGGTACTCCCTTGCCACCGTCTCGATGACCACGTCGCCGGGGCGGAACCGTCCGTTTTCCACCAGCGGCACAAAAAGCGGACAGGCCCTGGCCACCACCTCCACCTTTGCGTCAAGCTCCCCGATGGTGGTTTCGTAGACGCCGCTGCGCACCGAGGCATGGGTGGCGATCAGCCCCACGCGCCCGCACCTGGTC
This window of the Dysosmobacter acutus genome carries:
- the murI gene encoding glutamate racemase translates to MDNRPIGVFDSGLGGLSAVRSLRRILPGEQLIYFGDTSRVPYGGRSRETILKYARQDVRFLRSFDLKAVLIACGTVSTTSLETLREENDLPMVGVVAPTCRRAVETTRCGRVGLIATHASVRSGVYETTIGELDAKVEVVARACPLFVPLVENGRFRPGDVVIETVAREYLEPMRESGIDTLILGCTHYPLLSDVIRGVMGDGVELISAGEESAFELKRTLKARGLLGEHQQGEATYYVSDRVDDFEQIASWFLQEDLHHEANRIDIDRY